The Pseudobythopirellula maris genome has a window encoding:
- a CDS encoding AAA family ATPase, which yields MTSHENPLETDLGLSDLFTDEVFTPREPQSVEETGVSPILIEGLVSKLLLQIGSAAGRDIAKRLAIPFGVLEPLLNGMRTRQLLFHQGQAQFGDYVFALTDQGADRASAAMRSCSYVGPAPVPLEDYILSVEAQTIRAEAARREQLVEAFSDISVEPEMLEILGPAVNSGAGLFLYGQPGNGKTTIAKRITKCFGRHIYIPHAIIEDGQIIKLFDAAFHEEIRHENESLLSDNTGDPRWVKIRRPTVVVGGELTMESLEIRHDPLTNISEASLQLKSNCGCLLIDDFGRQRIEPTELLNRWIIPLENRFDFLSLASGKKIQVPFDQLIIFSTNLEPCDLADEAFLRRIPYKVEVGDPSVEEFRTLFKYACEAVECAYRAEAVDYLVQKHYRPVGRPLRRCQARDLLMQIRNYCAYTGGPVELRPDHLDRAVRAYFTTVAEPTPEAAPLAAPPVSSAAETPTPPTPASPSPSPRASGVQPTVPQPSQPKPSPSKTAAPEPGNPGSAPPTPGASNPASPRSASTSPVSNAAVSTTVPTTAPTAGLPSGTKQEPAAQEPAGSVAAACVAENE from the coding sequence CGAAGAGACCGGCGTCAGCCCGATCCTGATCGAGGGTTTGGTCAGCAAGCTGCTCTTGCAGATCGGCTCGGCGGCGGGACGCGACATCGCGAAGCGGCTCGCCATCCCGTTCGGAGTGCTCGAGCCGCTGCTCAACGGCATGCGTACGCGGCAGCTGTTGTTCCACCAGGGGCAAGCGCAGTTTGGCGACTACGTGTTCGCGCTCACCGATCAGGGCGCCGACCGGGCGTCGGCGGCGATGCGATCGTGCAGCTACGTCGGGCCCGCCCCCGTGCCGCTGGAAGATTACATCTTGTCGGTCGAGGCGCAGACGATCCGCGCCGAAGCCGCCCGCCGCGAGCAGCTCGTCGAGGCGTTCAGCGACATCAGCGTCGAGCCCGAGATGCTCGAGATCCTCGGCCCGGCCGTGAACTCCGGGGCGGGGCTATTCCTGTACGGCCAGCCCGGCAACGGCAAGACCACGATCGCCAAGCGGATCACCAAGTGCTTCGGCCGGCACATCTACATCCCGCACGCGATCATCGAAGACGGCCAGATCATCAAGCTGTTCGACGCGGCGTTCCACGAGGAGATCCGCCACGAGAACGAGTCGTTGCTCTCCGACAACACGGGCGACCCGCGGTGGGTCAAGATCCGACGGCCCACGGTGGTGGTCGGCGGCGAGCTGACGATGGAGAGCCTCGAGATCCGCCACGACCCGCTGACCAACATCAGCGAGGCGTCGCTGCAGCTGAAGAGCAACTGCGGTTGCCTGTTGATCGACGACTTCGGCCGGCAACGGATCGAGCCGACCGAGCTGCTCAACCGTTGGATCATCCCGCTGGAGAACCGCTTCGACTTCCTGTCGCTCGCCAGCGGCAAGAAGATCCAGGTGCCGTTCGACCAGTTGATTATCTTCTCGACGAACCTCGAACCGTGCGACTTGGCGGACGAGGCGTTCCTGCGTCGCATCCCCTACAAAGTGGAAGTGGGAGACCCCTCGGTCGAGGAGTTCCGCACGCTGTTCAAGTACGCCTGCGAGGCGGTCGAATGCGCTTACCGCGCCGAGGCCGTGGACTACCTGGTTCAAAAGCACTACCGGCCCGTCGGCCGCCCGCTGCGGCGTTGCCAGGCCCGCGACCTGTTGATGCAGATCCGCAATTACTGTGCTTACACGGGCGGGCCCGTGGAGCTGCGACCGGATCACTTGGACCGGGCCGTGAGGGCCTACTTCACGACCGTCGCCGAGCCGACCCCCGAGGCGGCGCCGCTCGCCGCCCCGCCAGTCTCGTCGGCCGCCGAAACGCCTACGCCACCGACGCCGGCATCGCCATCGCCGTCGCCGAGGGCATCGGGCGTGCAGCCGACCGTGCCGCAACCTTCCCAACCGAAACCGTCGCCGTCAAAGACCGCCGCGCCCGAGCCAGGCAACCCCGGGTCGGCGCCCCCCACCCCCGGGGCTTCGAATCCTGCGTCGCCGCGTTCGGCGTCGACGAGCCCGGTGTCCAACGCAGCCGTTTCAACCACTGTGCCCACCACTGCGCCCACTGCAGGACTCCCATCGGGGACGAAGCAGGAGCCCGCCGCGCAAGAACCGGCGGGTTCGGTCGCGGCGGCGTGCGTGGCTGAGAACGAGTGA
- a CDS encoding DUF11 domain-containing protein has protein sequence MMRTGITGLMLLAVALVATPTFGADSPSGVQQASLVEKLASLRSGWGESSDADDEPLPPAPVARAEGSPPLTLSAPSQEPAAIRPAPTAKPATSRLPRINPRSLMPRDFFSPKAPTAPQATSRPSARAGSTLSAENQPVDAQMTSGGQAPAAPTASRRSASLHDELLGLSGSGKNRVSKSDPALARKIAADVAASLSAESESIANQADESTGTSSRIDPESAADEALEIIAQATRAVVGPTSSKKPTPKLAANTADRYAADKNQGPFGSDTGNETTPASATGGAKAIGPTGARLKVSQDQATKTLPLVIGQQAPAIPVAAQPAKQAWEASKSAAPAQSEPSLSASPAGELSADETDLLFTQKTPLIVSRVSGPRSIVIGREANYRVTLANRGEVAANKLVTRVSLPEGVEVASTKSSLGAVRRDATGSDTNGSLEWEMSEFSARGAATLDLVLVARTGRPIELGVSWSHDPVDSHTLVEVQEPKLEMNISGPDDVLFSRSQLYRLTLSNPGTGTAENVVLNLLPPGTGEQAVSSHPFGSLAPGESRSVEIELTAREAGKLAVKASALADGGVKAEAVKELFCRKPDLVVDWRGPEKKYSGVEATYYFRVRNQGTAIANDVTFDVDVPEGFEFLAASNDSVSNPDEGKVTFHVGSLRPGDDHYMELRGVVYAAGENRFGLKAASADQVATALDTATTMVTALADLKLSVQDPKGPVPTGSEAVYEIRVRNRGASAAEEVKVVGLFSAGIEPLSASGASTRVEINDGVVSFNEIGSLPVGEEVVFTIRAKANEPGTHLFRAEVLCKDLEIKLAAEETTRFFREEGINLDGAPRSAGISDRFATPR, from the coding sequence ATGATGCGGACTGGGATCACCGGCTTGATGCTGCTAGCAGTCGCCCTGGTTGCGACGCCGACCTTCGGCGCCGACTCTCCCAGCGGCGTGCAGCAGGCCTCGCTCGTCGAGAAGCTCGCCAGCCTGCGGAGTGGATGGGGCGAGTCGTCCGACGCGGACGACGAACCACTGCCGCCCGCGCCCGTCGCCCGAGCCGAGGGCTCGCCGCCCCTGACGCTGTCGGCGCCGTCGCAAGAGCCCGCCGCCATCCGCCCCGCGCCCACCGCCAAGCCGGCCACGTCTCGCTTGCCCCGGATCAATCCGCGCAGCCTGATGCCGCGCGACTTTTTCTCACCCAAGGCGCCGACCGCTCCCCAAGCCACGAGCCGCCCGTCGGCGCGGGCCGGCAGCACGCTCTCGGCGGAAAACCAGCCGGTCGACGCCCAGATGACGAGCGGCGGCCAGGCGCCGGCGGCGCCGACCGCCTCGCGGCGGAGCGCCTCGCTGCACGACGAGTTGCTCGGTCTGAGCGGCTCGGGCAAGAACCGTGTCAGCAAGTCCGACCCCGCTCTGGCGCGCAAGATCGCCGCCGACGTGGCCGCGAGCCTCTCCGCTGAAAGCGAGTCGATCGCCAACCAAGCCGACGAGTCGACCGGAACCTCGAGCCGCATCGACCCGGAGTCGGCGGCCGACGAAGCGCTCGAGATCATCGCCCAAGCGACCCGCGCGGTCGTGGGCCCGACCTCTAGCAAGAAGCCGACCCCCAAGCTCGCCGCCAACACTGCCGACCGTTACGCCGCAGACAAGAACCAAGGCCCGTTCGGCAGCGACACGGGCAACGAAACGACCCCGGCGTCCGCCACCGGCGGCGCCAAGGCGATTGGCCCCACGGGGGCGCGTCTGAAGGTTTCGCAAGATCAGGCCACGAAGACGCTGCCGCTGGTGATCGGCCAGCAGGCGCCCGCCATTCCGGTCGCCGCTCAACCGGCCAAGCAAGCCTGGGAGGCTTCGAAGTCGGCTGCCCCGGCGCAATCCGAGCCATCGCTTTCGGCTTCTCCCGCTGGCGAGCTCTCGGCCGACGAGACCGACCTGCTCTTCACCCAGAAGACGCCGTTGATCGTGTCGCGGGTGAGCGGGCCGCGTAGCATCGTGATCGGCCGCGAAGCGAATTACCGTGTGACGCTCGCCAACCGCGGCGAGGTCGCCGCCAACAAGCTCGTCACGCGTGTCAGCCTGCCCGAGGGCGTGGAGGTCGCCTCGACCAAGTCGTCGCTCGGCGCGGTGCGGCGCGACGCGACCGGCAGCGACACGAACGGCTCGCTCGAATGGGAAATGAGCGAATTCTCCGCCCGCGGCGCGGCCACGCTCGACCTCGTCCTGGTCGCCCGCACCGGCCGGCCGATCGAACTCGGCGTCAGTTGGAGCCACGACCCGGTCGACTCCCACACGCTGGTGGAGGTGCAAGAGCCGAAGCTCGAGATGAACATCTCCGGCCCGGACGACGTGCTCTTTAGCCGCAGCCAGCTGTACCGCTTGACCCTGTCGAACCCCGGCACGGGGACCGCCGAGAACGTGGTTCTCAATCTGCTGCCGCCCGGAACGGGCGAGCAGGCCGTGAGCAGCCACCCGTTCGGTTCGCTCGCTCCGGGCGAGAGCCGCTCGGTCGAGATCGAGCTGACGGCCCGCGAGGCGGGCAAGCTCGCCGTCAAAGCGAGCGCCCTGGCCGACGGCGGCGTGAAGGCTGAGGCCGTAAAAGAACTGTTCTGCCGCAAGCCCGACCTGGTGGTCGACTGGCGCGGCCCGGAGAAGAAGTACTCGGGCGTCGAGGCGACTTACTACTTCCGTGTCCGCAACCAGGGCACCGCCATCGCCAACGACGTGACCTTCGACGTCGACGTGCCCGAGGGCTTCGAGTTCCTCGCGGCGAGCAACGACTCGGTCTCGAATCCCGACGAGGGCAAGGTGACCTTCCACGTCGGCTCGCTCCGCCCGGGCGACGACCACTACATGGAGCTCCGCGGCGTGGTTTACGCCGCCGGAGAGAACCGCTTCGGACTCAAGGCGGCGTCCGCCGACCAAGTGGCCACGGCGCTCGACACGGCGACGACCATGGTCACCGCACTGGCCGACCTGAAGCTCTCTGTCCAAGACCCGAAGGGCCCGGTCCCGACCGGCTCGGAGGCGGTGTACGAGATCCGTGTCAGGAACCGCGGCGCCAGCGCGGCGGAAGAGGTGAAGGTCGTCGGCCTGTTCTCGGCCGGCATCGAACCGCTGTCAGCTTCCGGGGCGTCGACCAGGGTCGAGATCAACGACGGTGTGGTCTCGTTCAACGAGATCGGCAGCCTTCCGGTGGGCGAGGAAGTGGTGTTCACCATCCGCGCCAAAGCCAACGAGCCGGGCACGCACCTGTTCCGCGCCGAGGTGCTCTGCAAGGACCTCGAGATCAAACTGGCCGCCGAAGAGACGACCCGCTTCTTCCGCGAAGAAG
- the bioB gene encoding biotin synthase BioB, which yields MTALDTPTAPPTAANRWQALAEQSLRNEPLSQAQAMEVLACPDDELLLLLDAAYRVRREHFGRRVQLYFLMNAKSGLCPEDCGYCSQSKISDAEIPKYNLLNKEKLLDGARLAAEREASTYCIVISARGPSEREVRAVEEIVPEIKRRHGLKVCACLGLLSDAQAERLKAAGVDRVNHNLNTSESHYEKICTTHTYKDRVDTLRSVRTAGMEVCSGGIIGMGERPEDVADMAIELRGLEAESIPVNFLNPIDGTPLEGAAASGGEDLNPRKCLKVLAMFRLVCPRSEIRIAGGREIHLRSLQAMGLYAANSLFVGDYLTTEGQPAESDYQMLEDLGFEVVISEAQA from the coding sequence ATGACCGCCCTCGACACGCCGACCGCCCCCCCGACCGCCGCCAACCGCTGGCAGGCGCTCGCCGAGCAGTCGCTGCGAAACGAGCCACTGAGCCAGGCGCAAGCCATGGAGGTGCTCGCTTGCCCCGACGACGAGTTGCTCCTGCTGCTCGACGCCGCTTACCGCGTGCGACGCGAGCACTTCGGCCGCCGCGTGCAGCTGTACTTCCTGATGAACGCCAAGAGCGGCCTCTGCCCGGAAGATTGTGGCTACTGCTCCCAGTCGAAGATCTCGGACGCCGAGATACCCAAGTACAACCTGCTGAACAAGGAGAAGCTGCTCGATGGCGCCCGGCTGGCCGCCGAACGCGAGGCGAGCACTTACTGCATCGTGATCTCGGCCCGCGGCCCGAGCGAGCGTGAGGTGCGCGCTGTCGAAGAGATCGTTCCCGAGATCAAGCGTCGCCACGGCCTGAAGGTCTGCGCGTGCCTGGGGCTGCTCTCCGACGCTCAGGCCGAGCGGCTCAAAGCGGCGGGCGTCGATCGGGTGAACCACAATCTCAACACGAGCGAGTCGCACTACGAGAAGATCTGCACGACGCATACTTACAAAGACCGCGTCGACACGCTGCGCTCGGTTCGCACCGCCGGCATGGAGGTCTGCTCGGGCGGAATCATCGGCATGGGCGAGCGGCCCGAGGACGTGGCGGACATGGCGATCGAGCTGCGCGGCCTCGAGGCCGAGTCGATCCCGGTGAACTTCCTCAACCCGATCGACGGCACCCCGCTCGAGGGCGCTGCGGCGAGCGGCGGGGAAGACCTCAACCCGCGCAAGTGCCTCAAAGTGTTGGCCATGTTCAGGTTGGTCTGCCCGCGGAGCGAGATCCGTATCGCCGGCGGCCGCGAGATCCACCTCCGCAGCTTGCAAGCGATGGGGCTCTACGCCGCCAACTCGCTGTTCGTGGGCGACTACCTCACGACCGAGGGACAGCCCGCCGAGTCCGATTACCAGATGCTCGAAGACCTCGGCTTTGAAGTGGTCATCAGCGAGGCGCAAGCTTGA
- a CDS encoding PSP1 C-terminal domain-containing protein, producing MTHLVRIGAFGRVGRFRSADAVRYAAGDRVIVRTERGLETGEVLTADDGLGRSTLSESGAAEPDGALLRRMTTEDDLLAARVAKNRDAAYAACVELIESRGLDAVLVDVEHLFDGASLWFHFLGPTPPEVEALTAELAEAYESRAQFRQFTETLEEGCGPGCGTAEATGGGGCSTCAGCAVASACSTK from the coding sequence ATGACGCACCTCGTGCGAATCGGCGCCTTTGGACGCGTTGGGCGTTTCCGCTCTGCCGACGCGGTGCGCTACGCCGCAGGCGATCGGGTGATTGTGCGCACCGAGCGGGGACTCGAGACAGGGGAAGTGCTCACGGCGGACGACGGTCTCGGCCGCTCCACGCTCAGTGAAAGCGGCGCCGCCGAGCCCGATGGCGCTCTGCTGCGACGGATGACCACGGAAGACGACCTGCTCGCCGCCCGGGTCGCCAAGAACCGCGACGCCGCCTACGCCGCCTGTGTCGAGTTGATCGAGAGCCGCGGGCTCGACGCCGTGCTAGTCGACGTGGAGCACCTGTTCGATGGCGCGTCGTTGTGGTTCCACTTCCTGGGTCCGACACCGCCCGAGGTGGAGGCGCTCACCGCCGAATTGGCCGAGGCTTACGAGTCACGGGCCCAGTTCCGACAATTCACCGAAACCCTGGAAGAAGGGTGCGGACCGGGGTGCGGCACGGCAGAGGCCACGGGCGGCGGGGGCTGCTCGACCTGCGCCGGCTGTGCGGTCGCCAGCGCCTGCTCAACCAAGTAG
- a CDS encoding EAL domain-containing protein, giving the protein MIESPSQVDTELWQLSGQLADDDVVRNFVIDHSPYSVGRTPEANLSIPCPTVSNAHAEFEYDNASLLVRDLGSTNGTFVNGVRITGECSLNPGDLVQFARVVLRVARQATVRHNMTVENDSSDRALSLIQFDKLMTERAVVPFFQPIVSMEDLTVIGYEILGRSRLFGLKDPQTMFGVAAALKLESELSRIFRDEGLKVGDILPGNMLLFANTHPAEIDEPELLKFSLRELRERSPARPLVLEIHEATATQTESMRELRAALDDLNIGLAYDDFGAGQARLVELVEVPPDYLKFDIKLVRDIRLASMERQKMVERLVQMTTELGIIPLAEGIEHAGDHKVCEQMGFVTGQGYLYGRPAAVGTYLH; this is encoded by the coding sequence GTGATCGAATCCCCCTCCCAAGTCGATACCGAGCTCTGGCAGCTCAGCGGCCAACTGGCCGACGATGACGTGGTGCGCAACTTCGTGATCGATCACTCGCCGTACAGCGTCGGCCGGACGCCCGAAGCGAACCTGTCGATCCCGTGCCCCACGGTATCCAACGCACACGCCGAATTCGAGTACGACAACGCCTCGCTGCTGGTCCGCGACCTGGGGAGCACGAACGGCACGTTTGTGAACGGCGTGCGGATCACGGGCGAATGCTCGCTCAATCCCGGCGATCTGGTGCAATTCGCCCGGGTCGTCCTGCGCGTCGCACGGCAGGCGACCGTGCGGCACAACATGACCGTGGAGAACGACTCCTCGGACCGGGCGCTCTCGTTGATCCAGTTCGACAAGCTGATGACCGAGCGGGCGGTTGTGCCTTTCTTCCAGCCGATCGTTTCGATGGAAGACCTCACGGTGATCGGCTACGAGATCCTCGGCCGCAGCCGGTTGTTCGGGCTCAAGGACCCGCAGACGATGTTCGGCGTGGCGGCGGCGCTCAAGCTCGAGTCGGAGCTGAGCCGCATCTTCCGCGACGAGGGTCTCAAGGTCGGCGACATCTTGCCCGGCAACATGCTGCTGTTCGCCAACACCCACCCGGCCGAGATCGACGAGCCGGAGCTGCTGAAGTTCTCACTGCGCGAGCTGCGTGAGCGGTCGCCCGCCCGGCCGCTGGTGCTCGAGATCCACGAGGCCACGGCCACCCAAACCGAATCGATGCGCGAGCTGCGTGCGGCGCTCGACGACCTGAACATCGGGCTCGCCTACGACGACTTCGGCGCCGGGCAGGCGCGGTTGGTCGAGCTGGTGGAGGTGCCGCCCGACTATCTCAAGTTCGACATCAAGCTGGTGCGCGACATCCGCCTGGCGTCGATGGAGCGGCAGAAGATGGTCGAGCGGTTGGTGCAGATGACGACCGAGCTTGGCATCATCCCCCTGGCCGAGGGGATCGAACACGCCGGCGACCACAAGGTGTGCGAGCAGATGGGCTTCGTCACCGGCCAGGGATACCTGTATGGGCGTCCTGCGGCGGTCGGGACATACTTGCACTAA
- a CDS encoding STAS domain-containing protein produces MAIASHAKDGILFVRIDDARLLEESRIEQLEQELLTSLNNSVEERVVINFAKVQFMSSSMLGKLVKVHKKAKEFKVKVKFCSIAPDIQEVFKITRLDKLFDIEKDEETARKAFLKRGIFG; encoded by the coding sequence ATGGCCATCGCCTCTCACGCCAAAGACGGCATCCTCTTTGTGCGCATCGACGACGCCCGGCTCCTCGAAGAGTCACGCATCGAGCAGCTCGAGCAAGAGCTGCTCACGTCGCTGAACAACTCGGTGGAAGAGCGTGTGGTGATCAACTTTGCCAAGGTGCAGTTCATGTCCTCCTCGATGCTCGGCAAGCTTGTGAAGGTTCACAAGAAGGCGAAGGAGTTCAAGGTCAAAGTGAAGTTCTGCTCGATCGCGCCGGACATCCAAGAGGTCTTCAAGATCACGCGGCTCGACAAGCTCTTCGACATCGAGAAGGACGAAGAGACCGCGCGTAAAGCGTTTCTCAAGCGCGGCATTTTCGGCTAG
- a CDS encoding tubulin-like doman-containing protein, with the protein MSTPHQPPTQLLPGYTLIEHIGSGGYGEVWSASAPGDLVKAIKFVYGGQSEKRAEHERHALEKVKTVRHPFVLSLERIEVIDNRLLVVTELADGSVRDRFDACLATGLRGVPRDELLRYLSDAAEALDFLSTAHQLAHLDVKPENLLLLADRVKVADFGLVKSIGQTQASLVGGMTPVYAAPEVFKGAPERNSDQYSLAIVYQEMLTGAVPFPGENAAELTLQHMNHEPNLASLESGDRYAIARALAKDPNDRYASCRELVEALVNSEEGAGFDAAPSAGAPAAAPPRASRHSATEVFEEEEDAQTSGAAPILIAELEPAAAAADAGAAEFSAEGFAPSPALFVGVGGSAGHVLRCLRQGVAQQLGVDRPLATMPMLLLDTDQKSIAAANRNLDLGGGLTSEETMLLPLRRPQDYREKAELLLGWLSRRWLYNIPRSMQTDGIRPLGRLALMDHARQGFQRIRRAMTEAISEESLRGAEEATGIAFRPDALRVYVVGSISGGAGSGMLLDIAYAIRSIQARLGIEEVKLQGVLLHSTGREARRGELARVNAYSWLTEYAHLHSEGVAFPGDKCCGLPAREAGERAFDDTYLVNLGERLDNAALDAAAGEVADYLRLDTLTPTQRLLDACRAADRDDDRAATLRTFTVERRRATPQDERRRQEASVIDLLMRRWLERAEEPSDADPGTPATSQIVHGAAQFVSRHQLDATGLAGACRSALEARLGGDAQAYFASRQQTLQKLGRKPNPAAVEQALGVGLDEEGRLTVVDGQPVADLAQPVAERLTKALRDWICERANDPTERLLGADAATEWIGDHVTAVAKDVARQRQALDDELQGVVQHWKRFYTDSHDGAMMRLFRLRLDQASFEAAENTVGRLGVAVERFAEGLVSVRGLLEELRASIVEETSEALVVDGEPFEFQQSARWADALDKLIHNDHLATHGGLLGSLATKASAEELGASITHAARRLLGDRGQASSAEGLEKAGRSPSDGLPTPAWAEHGGHYWRAVAGPPAEESADNADGANAPNRVVLNDGDHYQLVEVGGVSIPHLAAEVIGRRRDYTELARRVHTRRDIDWTPLIPERVEDKDDPFAPADSSPPTSTPHATQSV; encoded by the coding sequence GTGAGCACCCCGCACCAACCACCAACGCAGCTCCTGCCGGGCTACACCCTGATCGAGCACATCGGCTCGGGCGGCTACGGCGAGGTGTGGAGCGCGAGCGCACCGGGCGACTTGGTCAAGGCGATCAAGTTTGTCTACGGCGGCCAGTCCGAGAAACGCGCCGAGCACGAGCGGCACGCCCTCGAGAAGGTCAAAACGGTCCGCCACCCGTTCGTGCTGTCGCTCGAACGGATCGAGGTGATCGACAACCGCCTGCTGGTCGTCACGGAGCTGGCCGACGGCAGCGTGCGCGATCGCTTCGACGCCTGCCTCGCCACTGGGCTTCGCGGGGTTCCGCGCGACGAGCTGCTGCGGTACTTGAGCGACGCCGCCGAGGCGCTCGACTTCCTCAGCACCGCCCACCAGCTGGCCCACCTCGACGTGAAGCCAGAGAACCTGCTGCTCTTGGCGGACCGGGTGAAGGTGGCCGACTTCGGGCTGGTCAAGAGCATCGGCCAAACCCAGGCCTCGCTCGTCGGGGGCATGACGCCCGTCTACGCGGCGCCCGAAGTGTTCAAGGGCGCGCCCGAGCGCAACAGCGATCAGTACAGCCTGGCGATCGTTTACCAGGAGATGCTCACCGGCGCCGTGCCGTTCCCCGGCGAGAACGCCGCGGAGCTGACCCTGCAGCACATGAACCACGAGCCGAATCTCGCCTCGCTCGAGTCGGGCGACCGTTACGCGATCGCCCGCGCCTTGGCCAAGGACCCCAACGACCGCTACGCCTCGTGCCGCGAGCTCGTCGAGGCCCTGGTCAACTCGGAAGAAGGCGCCGGCTTCGACGCCGCGCCGAGCGCAGGGGCGCCGGCAGCCGCGCCGCCGAGAGCCAGTCGCCACAGCGCGACCGAGGTCTTCGAAGAAGAGGAAGACGCGCAAACGAGCGGCGCCGCGCCGATCTTGATCGCCGAGCTCGAGCCGGCAGCCGCCGCGGCAGACGCCGGCGCCGCGGAGTTCAGCGCCGAGGGCTTTGCCCCTTCGCCGGCGCTATTTGTGGGGGTTGGCGGCTCGGCGGGACACGTGTTGCGTTGCCTACGCCAAGGCGTGGCCCAGCAGTTGGGCGTCGACCGCCCGCTGGCCACCATGCCGATGCTGCTGCTCGACACCGACCAGAAATCGATCGCGGCAGCCAACCGCAACCTCGACCTCGGCGGCGGGCTCACGAGCGAAGAGACCATGCTGCTGCCGTTGCGGCGGCCGCAGGATTATCGCGAGAAGGCCGAGCTGTTGCTCGGCTGGCTGAGCCGACGCTGGCTGTACAACATCCCGCGTTCGATGCAGACCGACGGCATCCGTCCGCTGGGACGCTTGGCCTTGATGGACCACGCCCGCCAGGGGTTCCAAAGGATCCGTCGGGCGATGACCGAGGCCATCAGCGAGGAGAGTCTCCGCGGAGCCGAAGAAGCCACGGGGATCGCCTTCAGGCCGGACGCGTTGCGTGTCTATGTGGTTGGCTCGATCTCCGGAGGCGCCGGAAGCGGCATGCTGCTCGACATCGCCTACGCGATCCGATCGATCCAGGCGCGGCTCGGCATCGAAGAGGTGAAGCTGCAGGGCGTGCTGCTGCACTCGACCGGCCGCGAGGCGCGCCGCGGCGAACTCGCGCGGGTGAACGCCTACTCCTGGCTAACCGAATACGCCCACCTGCACTCCGAGGGAGTCGCCTTCCCGGGCGACAAGTGTTGCGGGCTGCCGGCCCGTGAAGCGGGCGAGCGGGCGTTCGACGACACCTACCTGGTGAACCTCGGCGAGCGACTCGACAACGCCGCGCTCGACGCCGCCGCCGGCGAAGTGGCCGACTACTTGCGGCTCGACACGCTCACCCCCACCCAGCGACTGCTCGACGCCTGCCGCGCGGCGGACCGCGACGACGACCGGGCCGCCACCCTGCGAACATTCACTGTGGAGCGCCGCCGCGCGACGCCCCAGGACGAACGACGCCGCCAGGAAGCCTCGGTCATCGACCTGCTGATGCGCCGCTGGTTGGAGCGAGCCGAAGAGCCTTCCGACGCCGACCCCGGCACGCCGGCCACGAGCCAGATTGTTCACGGGGCCGCACAGTTCGTCTCGCGGCATCAACTCGACGCCACGGGTCTGGCGGGCGCCTGCCGCTCGGCGCTCGAAGCGCGACTCGGCGGCGACGCGCAGGCTTACTTCGCTTCGCGTCAGCAGACACTCCAAAAACTGGGCCGCAAGCCCAACCCGGCCGCCGTCGAGCAGGCGCTCGGCGTGGGACTCGATGAGGAAGGGCGGCTGACGGTCGTCGACGGCCAGCCGGTCGCCGACTTAGCGCAGCCGGTCGCCGAGCGTCTCACCAAGGCGCTGCGTGACTGGATCTGCGAGCGGGCGAACGATCCCACGGAGCGGCTCTTGGGAGCCGACGCTGCGACCGAGTGGATCGGCGACCACGTGACCGCCGTCGCCAAAGATGTCGCACGCCAACGCCAAGCACTCGACGATGAGCTGCAAGGGGTGGTCCAGCATTGGAAGCGGTTTTACACCGATTCTCATGACGGCGCGATGATGCGTCTTTTCCGGCTGCGGCTCGACCAGGCCTCCTTCGAGGCCGCCGAGAACACAGTCGGGCGGCTCGGCGTAGCGGTCGAGCGTTTCGCCGAAGGCTTGGTCTCGGTGCGTGGCCTCCTCGAAGAGCTGCGTGCCTCGATCGTCGAAGAGACCAGCGAGGCGTTGGTCGTCGACGGCGAGCCGTTCGAATTCCAGCAGTCTGCACGGTGGGCCGACGCGCTCGATAAGTTGATTCACAACGACCATCTCGCGACGCACGGCGGTTTGCTCGGCTCACTGGCGACCAAGGCTTCGGCCGAAGAGCTGGGCGCCTCGATCACCCACGCCGCCCGGCGCCTGCTGGGCGATCGCGGCCAAGCGTCGTCCGCCGAAGGATTGGAAAAGGCCGGCCGATCGCCCTCCGACGGCCTACCAACGCCCGCTTGGGCCGAGCACGGCGGCCACTACTGGCGAGCCGTCGCGGGCCCGCCCGCCGAAGAGAGCGCTGACAACGCCGACGGGGCCAACGCTCCGAACCGAGTCGTTCTCAATGACGGCGACCACTACCAGTTGGTCGAAGTCGGCGGCGTGTCGATTCCCCACCTCGCCGCCGAAGTGATCGGCAGACGCCGTGACTACACCGAGCTCGCGCGACGCGTTCACACGCGCCGCGACATCGACTGGACGCCGCTGATCCCCGAACGCGTTGAAGACAAGGACGATCCGTTTGCTCCCGCTGATTCGTCGCCGCCCACCTCGACGCCCCACGCCACCCAGTCGGTCTGA